GCAGGCTGACCCGGAGTAACGTGGGTGCTCGGGATAGGGTTTCGCGTGGCGGATCATCCCCGCAGGTGAGGACAGACTAGGAGAACGGCAGTGCCGTACATCATCGCTGAACCGTGCGTTGACGTGAAGGACAAGGCATGCATCGAGGAATGCCCCGTGGACTGCATCTACGAGGGTGGCCGCATGCTGTACATCCATCCCGACGAATGCGTGGACTGTGGTGCATGTGAGCCGGTGTGCCCGGTGGAGGCGATCTTCTACGAAGACGACACCCCGGACCAGTGGAGTGGCTACGTGAACGCCAACGTGGACTTCTTCGACGAGCTGGGTTCCCCGGGCGGCGCGACGAAGGTCGGCAAGGTCGACTACGACCCGCCGTTCATCAAGGAACTTCCCCCGATGGGGGAGTGAGACCACCGGTGGTATCGCGTGGCCGGGTCAGCAGTCTGCTACCCGATTTTCCGTGGGACACCATCGCCGCGGTGAAGGCGAAGGCGGCGGCCCACCCCGGCGGGATCGTCGATCTGTCGGTGGGCACGCCGGTCGACCCGGTCGCCCCGGTGATCCGCACGGCGCTCGACTCCGTCGCGGAGGTGCCAGGGTACCCGACCACCCACGGCACCCCCGAACTGCGCGCCGCCGCGGTGGACGCGCTCAAACGGCGCTACGGCGTGACCGGCGTGGACCCGGCGGCGGTGCTGCCGGTCATCGGCACCAAGGAGCTGATCGCCGGGCTGCCGCGGCTGCTCGGCATCGGCCCGGCCGACCTGGTGGTCATCCCGGAGATCGCCTACCCGACCTACGAGGTGGGCGCGCTGCTGGCGGGCGCGCAGATCCTGCGCGCGGACGGACTGACCCGGCTCGGGCCGCAGTCGCCCGCACTGATCTACCTCAACTCCCCGTCGAACCCGACCGGGCGCGTGCTGGGTGTCGAGCATCTGCGCAAGGTGGTGGCCTTCGCCCGCGAGCGCGGCGCCGTCGTCGCCTCCGACGAGTGCTACCTCGGCCTGTCCTGGGACGCGCGCGCCCTGTCGATCCTGGATCCGCAGGTGTGCGACGGCGATCACACCGGCCTGCTCGCGATCCATTCGCTGTCGAAGACCTCCAACCTGGCCAGCTACCGTGCCGGGTTCGTCGCCGGTGATCCGGAACTGGTGGCCGAGCTGCTCGAGGTGCGCAAGCACTCCGGCATGATGGTGCCCTTCCCGATCCAGGCCGCGATGACCGCCGCGCTGGCCGACGACACTCACGAGGCCCAGCAGCGCGAGCGTTACCGGGTGCGCCGCGAGCAGCTGCGCGCCGCGCTGACCGCCGCCGGTTTCCGCATCGACCACTCCGAGGCGGGCCTGTACCTGTGGTCCACCCGCGGCGAGAACGCCCGCACCACGCTGGACTGGCTCGCCGAGCGCGGCATCCTCGCCGCCCCCGGCGACTTCTACGGCCCGGCCTCCGGCGAGCACGTGCGCATCGCCCTCACCGCCACCGACGAACGGATCGCCGCCGCGGTCGCCCGCCTGACCACGAACTGACGGCGCGAGTGTCCGTGCCACGCGCCGCGTCGTGGTTGTCAGGTCCATGCCTGTGAGGGTGACAGTGCTCCGGTCGTCTCAGGGTGCGTCCAGCACGCTCGCCGGCACGCCGTAGGGCAGAAATCGCACCCGTCGGCGCTCGTCGGTGTTGTCGCGATGCGCGCGTAGGGCCTCGAGTTCGCTCGGGAAGACCTGGTCGACCCGGGCCTCGCCGCCGTCGTCGAGGCGGTAGATCACCCATACTCCGCTGCCGCTCTCACCGGTGATCTCACCCTCGGGTTCCGGTGGCCGCGCCGGCCGCGATGGGACGAACTGCGCCAGCAGCGACGTGAGCCCGGCGACGCTCGCGTGATCCACCCGATCGAGATAGACGCCGGCTTTGCCGAGCAGGTCGCGCAGCTCGGTGCCCGCTTCGCGTAGTGCGCGTTCGAAGTCTTCCGGGTCGATGCCGAAAGGTCCGTTGGTTGGCATCGCATGTACTCCTGGGACTCGGCGAATGCTGTTTCCCCAGTGTCCTCGGACAACGCCGACTCCGCCACGTCGGCCACGTCGTGCCGTTCGCATCCGCCGACGCGGCCGCGCACGTTCGACGCGACGCGCGACCGCTGGTCGGCCGTTCCGAGCGGGCGCGTAATGCGGCGGTGCGGCCGGGGTTCGGGCTAGCCTTGGTTATGGACGCTGTCACAGTTGTCCCTACGCCCGCCAACGAGCCGGTGCATTCCTACGCTCCCGGGAGTCCGGAGCGGGAGCGGTTGCTGGCGCGGCTGTCGGAGATCTCCGCCGAAACCCTCGATGTGCCCCTGGTGGTGGGCGGCAAGCATCGGCCGGGGATCGGGGAGCGGCACGACATCCGCGCGCCGCACCGGCACGACCTGGTGCTGGGGACCTACACCGATACCACCCACTCCGAAGCCCAAGCCGCCATCGATGCGGCGCTCGCGGCGGCCCCGGACTGGCGGTCGCTGCCCTTCGACGACCGCGCGGCGGTGTTCCTGCGCGCGGCCGACCTGCTGGCCGGGCCGTGGCGGGAGACGCTGGCCGCGGCGACCATGCTCGGCCAGTCCAAATCGGTCGCGCAGGCCGAGATCGACGCGCCGTGCGAGCTGGTCGATTTCTGGCGGTTCAACGTCGCCTTCGCCCGCGAGATCCTGGCCAAGCAACCGCAGTCCTCGCCCGGGGTGTGGAACCGGATGGAGTACCGGCCGCTGGAAGGGTTCGTGTACGCGATCACGCCGTTCAACTTCACCGCCATCGCGGGCAACCTGCCGACCGCGCCCGCGCTGATGGGCAACACCGTGGTGTGGAAGCCCTCGCCCACCCAGACCCTGTCGGCCTACTACACGATGCGCCTGCTCGAGGCCGCAGGCCTGCCGCCGGGCGTGATCAACATGGTCACCGGCGACGGGGTGCAGCTCTCGGAGATCGCGCTGGCCGATCCACGGCTGGCCGGCATCCACTTCACCGGCTCCACCGCGACCTTCCAGTACCTGTGGCAGGAAGTGGGCGCGAACATCGGCCGCTACCACGGCTATCCGCGGCTGGTGGGGGAGACCGGCGGGAAGGACTTCGTTCTCGCGCACCCCTCGGCCGACCCGGCGGCGCTGAGCACGGCGCTGATCCGCGGCGCCTACGAGTACCAGGGCCAGAAGTGTTCGGCCGCCTCCCGCGCCTACATCGCCCGTTCGGTGTGGCGGGAGATGGGGGAGCAGTTTCTGGCCACCGTGGAGGAGTTGCGTTACGGCGATGTCGCGGACCTGTCGAATTTCGGTGGGGCGCTGATCGATCGGCGGGCCTACGACAAGAACGTGGCCGCGATCGAGCGGGCCAGGTCGGCGGGGGTGACCGTCGCCGTCGGCGGCACCTACGACGACACCGACGGCTGGTTCGTGCGGCCCACGGTGCTCGTCTGCGACGACCCGGCCGACGAATCGTTCCGCACCGAGTACTTCGGCCCGATCCTGTCGGTGCACGTCTACGACGACGGCGAGCCCGGCGCCTATTCCGCGATCCTCGCCGAGGTGGAGTCGGCCGCGCCCTACGCGCTCACCGGCGCGGTGTTCGCCCAGGACCGCAAGGCCATCGAACAGGCGTGCACCGCACTGCGTTTCGCGGCGGGCAATTTCTACATCAACGACAAGCCCACCGGCGCGGTGGTCGGCCAGCAGCCCTTCGGCGGCGCCCGGGCCTCGGGCACCGACGACAAGGCGGGCTCACCGTTGAACCTGCTGCGCTGGGTGGCGCCGCGCACCGTCAAGGAGACGTTCGCACCGCCCACCGACCACCGCTACCCGCACATGCGGACCTAGTCAGACCAGCGGTTTGCCCGCCCGCAGGCGCCTGCGCAGGTCCCACAGGTAGAAGTTCATCGGGAACAGGCGCAGCGCCCGCGGCAGCCGCCGGTGCACCGCGCCGATCACGAGTAGCAGCAGTCGCAGCGCGTGCTCGCGCATCGGCGACCAGGTCATGCCCATCTCGTCGCGCAGATGTTGCGGCAGCAGGCCGGTGACGACGAACCGGTGGAACGGCGCGTTGAGACGCAGCGGCAGCGGCAGCATCCTCAAGTCGATGAGGCCGTCGAAGTAGGCGCGGGTGCGCGCGTCGATGGACTTGGTCGCGAGCTCGGCCGTCCAGTATTCCTGGAACGCCTGCCGGTCGGCGGGCCACATCTCCGGGCGCATCTGCAGGGTGGTGCCCAGTCGGGCGGAGTAGGCGTAGAGGGCGTCGGCCGTGGCGTCGTCGAGCGGGCCGTGCAGGCGTTCCTCGGTGTCGAGGATGCCGTAGAACAGGCAGGCCGCCACCCACAACTGCAGCTTCGGGTCGAAGGCGTTGTACTTGACCGGGCTCTCGGAGGTGGAGCGGACGCTGCGGTGCGAGGTGTTGACGGCCTCGCGGTAGGCCTCGCGCTCGGCGTCGGTGCCCATCATGGCGACGGCGAGGTAGGTGAGGGTGGTACGCAGCCGCTTGAACGGGTGCAGCGTCACCTTGCCGGAGTCGACCGTG
This sequence is a window from Nocardia farcinica. Protein-coding genes within it:
- the fdxA gene encoding ferredoxin codes for the protein MPYIIAEPCVDVKDKACIEECPVDCIYEGGRMLYIHPDECVDCGACEPVCPVEAIFYEDDTPDQWSGYVNANVDFFDELGSPGGATKVGKVDYDPPFIKELPPMGE
- the dapC gene encoding succinyldiaminopimelate transaminase; its protein translation is MVSRGRVSSLLPDFPWDTIAAVKAKAAAHPGGIVDLSVGTPVDPVAPVIRTALDSVAEVPGYPTTHGTPELRAAAVDALKRRYGVTGVDPAAVLPVIGTKELIAGLPRLLGIGPADLVVIPEIAYPTYEVGALLAGAQILRADGLTRLGPQSPALIYLNSPSNPTGRVLGVEHLRKVVAFARERGAVVASDECYLGLSWDARALSILDPQVCDGDHTGLLAIHSLSKTSNLASYRAGFVAGDPELVAELLEVRKHSGMMVPFPIQAAMTAALADDTHEAQQRERYRVRREQLRAALTAAGFRIDHSEAGLYLWSTRGENARTTLDWLAERGILAAPGDFYGPASGEHVRIALTATDERIAAAVARLTTN
- the pruA gene encoding L-glutamate gamma-semialdehyde dehydrogenase codes for the protein MDAVTVVPTPANEPVHSYAPGSPERERLLARLSEISAETLDVPLVVGGKHRPGIGERHDIRAPHRHDLVLGTYTDTTHSEAQAAIDAALAAAPDWRSLPFDDRAAVFLRAADLLAGPWRETLAAATMLGQSKSVAQAEIDAPCELVDFWRFNVAFAREILAKQPQSSPGVWNRMEYRPLEGFVYAITPFNFTAIAGNLPTAPALMGNTVVWKPSPTQTLSAYYTMRLLEAAGLPPGVINMVTGDGVQLSEIALADPRLAGIHFTGSTATFQYLWQEVGANIGRYHGYPRLVGETGGKDFVLAHPSADPAALSTALIRGAYEYQGQKCSAASRAYIARSVWREMGEQFLATVEELRYGDVADLSNFGGALIDRRAYDKNVAAIERARSAGVTVAVGGTYDDTDGWFVRPTVLVCDDPADESFRTEYFGPILSVHVYDDGEPGAYSAILAEVESAAPYALTGAVFAQDRKAIEQACTALRFAAGNFYINDKPTGAVVGQQPFGGARASGTDDKAGSPLNLLRWVAPRTVKETFAPPTDHRYPHMRT
- a CDS encoding oxygenase MpaB family protein, whose protein sequence is MSAPLRATTPEPTPSSRYGTGEDFHMEEFWSGIAAFLGGTANVIMQLSHPPVAYGVLESTVDSGKVTLHPFKRLRTTLTYLAVAMMGTDAEREAYREAVNTSHRSVRSTSESPVKYNAFDPKLQLWVAACLFYGILDTEERLHGPLDDATADALYAYSARLGTTLQMRPEMWPADRQAFQEYWTAELATKSIDARTRAYFDGLIDLRMLPLPLRLNAPFHRFVVTGLLPQHLRDEMGMTWSPMREHALRLLLLVIGAVHRRLPRALRLFPMNFYLWDLRRRLRAGKPLV